In one window of Mus pahari chromosome 3, PAHARI_EIJ_v1.1, whole genome shotgun sequence DNA:
- the Ehf gene encoding ETS homologous factor, whose product MILEGSGVMNLNPANNLLHQQPAWTDSYPTCNVSSGFFGSQWHEIHPQYWTKYQVWEWLQHLLDTNQLDASCIPFQEFDISGEHLCSMSLQEFTRAAGSAGQLLYSNLQHLKWNGQCSSDLFQSAHNVIVKTEQTDPSIMNTWKEENYLYDPSYGSTVDLLDSKTFCRAQISMTTSSHLPVAESPDMKKEQDHPVKSHTKKHNPRGTHLWEFIRDILLSPDKNPGLIKWEDRSEGIFRFLKSEAVAQLWGKKKNNSSMTYEKLSRAMRYYYKREILERVDGRRLVYKFGKNARGWRENEN is encoded by the exons ATGATTCTGGAAGGAAGTGGTGTAATGAATCTCAACCCAGCCAACAACCTCCTTCACCAGCAACCAGCCTGGACGGACAGCTACCCCACGTGCAATG TTTCCAGCGGGTTTTTTGGAAGCCAGTGGCATGAAATCCACCCTCAGTACTGGACCAAATACCAGGTGTGGGAATGGCTGCAGCACCTCCTGGACACCAACCAGCTGGACGCTAGCTGCATCCCGTTCCAGGAGTTCGACATCAGCGGAGAACACCTGTGCAGCATGAGTCTGCAGGAGTTCACGAGGGCAGCAGGCTCAGCTGGGCAGCTGCTCTACAGCAACCTACAGCATCTCAAGTGGAACG GCCAATGCAGCAGTGACCTTTTCCAGTCTGCACACAATGTCATTGTCAAGACTGAACAAACCG ATCCTTCCATCATGAAcacatggaaagaagaaaactatCTCTATGATCCCAGCTATGGTAGCACAGTAG ATCTGTTGGACAGTAAGACTTTCTGCCGGGCTCAAATCTCCATGACAACCTCCAGTCACCTTCCAGTTG CAGAGTCACCTGATATGAAAAAGGAGCAAGACCACCCTGTAAAGTCCCACACCAAAAAGCACA ACCCAAGAGGCACTCACTTATGGGAGTTCATCCGAGATATTCTCCTGAGCCCAGACAAGAACCCAGGGCTGATCAAATGGGAAGACCGTTCAGAAGGTATCTTCAGGTTCCTGAAGTCAGAAGCTGTGGCTCAGCtgtgggggaaaaagaaaaacaacagtagCATGACATACGAGAAGCTCAGCCGGGCTATGAG ATATTACTACAAACGAGAAATCCTGGAACGTGTGGATGGACGACGGCTGGTCTATAAGTTTGGGAAGAATGCTCGTGGGTGGAGAGAAAATGAGAACTGA